In one Hyla sarda isolate aHylSar1 unplaced genomic scaffold, aHylSar1.hap1 scaffold_2675, whole genome shotgun sequence genomic region, the following are encoded:
- the LOC130324865 gene encoding histone H1B-like — translation MAETAPAAAPPADPAAKSKKQPKKSAAGGAKKSHKPSGPSVSELLVKAVSASKERSGVSLAALKKALAAGGYDVDKNNSRLKLAIKGLVTKGTLLQVKGSGASGSFKINKNQQETKDKAAKKKPAAAARKPAAAKKATKSPKKPKKAPSAAKSPKKAKKPAAAKSPKKAKKPAAAKSPKKPKAAPKKVTKSPAKKAAKPKAAKSPAKKVTKAKKSAAKK, via the coding sequence ATGGCAGAAACCGCACCAGCCGCCGCTCCTCCCGCCGATCCGGCCGCAAAGTCCAAGAAGCAGCCGAAGAAATCAGCCGCAGGGGGCGCTAAGAAAAGCCACAAACCCTCCGGTCCCAGCGTGTCCGAGCTGCTCGTTAAAGCCGTGTCCGCCTCTAAGGAGCGCAGTGGGGTGTCTCTGGCCGCCCTGAAGAAGGCTCTGGCTGCCGGAGGATACGATGTAGACAAGAACAACAGCCGCCTGAAGCTGGCCATCAAGGGGCTGGTGACCAAGGGAACCCTGCTCCAGGTGAAAGGCAGCGGCGCCTCCGGATCCTTCAAGATCAACAAGAACCAGCAGGAGACTAAGGACAAGGCGGCCAAGAAGAAGCCGGCGGCTGCGGCCAGGAAGCCTGCAGCAGCTAAGAAAGCGACCAAATCCCCTAAGAAGCCAAAGAAGGCTCCGAGCGCGGCCAAGAGCCCGAAGAAAGCCAAGAAGCCTGCAGCGGCCAAGAGCCCGAAGAAAGCCAAGAAGCCTGCAGCGGCCAAGAGCCCCAAGAAGCCGAAGGCTGCTCCCAAGAAGGTGACCAAGAGCCCGGCTAAGAAGGCGGCCAAACCCAAAGCTGCCAAGAGCCCGGCTAAGAAGGTGACTAAAGCCAAGAAGAGCGCGGCTAAGAAATAA